In Kryptolebias marmoratus isolate JLee-2015 linkage group LG4, ASM164957v2, whole genome shotgun sequence, the following proteins share a genomic window:
- the LOC108251244 gene encoding phospholipid transfer protein-like isoform X1: protein MDAPLSLQLAVNSPPKTSIKTSGATVVMTAIVKVMVLPPGQPPVQLSSMTMETKFNAKVSIRKKRLAVHADLRRFKIFSNQSALESLALIPLQAPLKTMLQMSVVPLINNWTKRGVRIPLADGMDFKEEVVEYHNVAGSWSPCERQGTPWTGRKSIAGPHSDKQPFTPRAPWNIFFMW, encoded by the exons ATGGACGCTCCACTGTCCCTGCAGCTCGCCGTCAACTCACCTCCTAAAACCTCCATTAAAACATCCGGAGCAACTGTTGTCATGACAGCCATTGTCAAGGTGATGGTGCTTCCTCCAGGTCAGCCTCCAGTCCAGCTCAGCAGCATGACGATG gaaacaaaatTTAATGCCAAGGTTTCCATAAGAAAAAAACGTCTGGCTGTTCATGCTGATCTCCGCAG GTTTAAAATCTTCTCTAACCAGTCAGCTCTGGAGTCTCTGGCA CTGATTCCTTTGCAAGCTCCTCTGAAAACGATGCTGCAGATGTCTGTGGTTCCTCTAATCAACA ACTGGACAAAGAGGGGAGTCCGGATCCCTCTGGCTGATGGGATGGACTTCAAAGAGGAGGTTGTAGAATATCACAAT GTCGCTGGGAGCTGGTCAccgtgcgagaggcaggggacaccttggacaggtcgcaagtccatcgcagggccacatagtgacaaacaaccattcacacctag AGCTCCATGGAATATCTTCTTCATGTGGTGA
- the LOC108251244 gene encoding phospholipid transfer protein-like isoform X2, with translation MDAPLSLQLAVNSPPKTSIKTSGATVVMTAIVKVMVLPPGQPPVQLSSMTMETKFNAKVSIRKKRLAVHADLRRFKIFSNQSALESLALIPLQAPLKTMLQMSVVPLINNWTKRGVRIPLADGMDFKEEVVEYHNGFIVIGANLHFSKGLREIMVGSPNTTTV, from the exons ATGGACGCTCCACTGTCCCTGCAGCTCGCCGTCAACTCACCTCCTAAAACCTCCATTAAAACATCCGGAGCAACTGTTGTCATGACAGCCATTGTCAAGGTGATGGTGCTTCCTCCAGGTCAGCCTCCAGTCCAGCTCAGCAGCATGACGATG gaaacaaaatTTAATGCCAAGGTTTCCATAAGAAAAAAACGTCTGGCTGTTCATGCTGATCTCCGCAG GTTTAAAATCTTCTCTAACCAGTCAGCTCTGGAGTCTCTGGCA CTGATTCCTTTGCAAGCTCCTCTGAAAACGATGCTGCAGATGTCTGTGGTTCCTCTAATCAACA ACTGGACAAAGAGGGGAGTCCGGATCCCTCTGGCTGATGGGATGGACTTCAAAGAGGAGGTTGTAGAATATCACAAT GGTTTCATTGTGATTGGAGCAAATCTTCACTTCAGCAAAGGACTGAGAGAAATAATGGTGGGGAGTCCTAACACTACCACTGTCTGA